In the genome of Girardinichthys multiradiatus isolate DD_20200921_A chromosome 7, DD_fGirMul_XY1, whole genome shotgun sequence, one region contains:
- the LOC124871753 gene encoding inosine-uridine preferring nucleoside hydrolase-like encodes MSSLRKKRRGMLQMKAEQSSKEKQPQGLQNSQEEGVKMNKKLLVDVDCGVDDAQAIMLALGDPSVEILGITCVHGNTTVENVCKNVLRVLQACRKLEIPVFKGADKPILGTSISVGNFHGQDGLGDAPDASAPGLDLLQRENAVSALIRIVDENPGEVSLVATGPLTNLALAVRMDPCLPGKLKGLYIMGGNTESRGNTSVCAEFNFAADPEAAFVVLNDYQCPTHLSCWEFTCYSQLPWEFCDAWLGQDSDKARFMTKIFHHSMEEAKKESLQDLCLGCTGFISCDSYAMAAAVDESFITETDRYPVSVELTGTHTRGMMIVDTSGFLKKTHKASIMKKVDLEKFKKMMMAALK; translated from the exons ATGTCATCCCTGCGCAAAAAAAGGAGAGGGATGCTTCAGATGAAGGCTGAGCAGAGCAGCAAGGAGAAGCAGCCGCAAGGTCTTCAAAATAGTCAGGAAGAAG GGGTCAAGATGAATAAAAAGCTGCTGGTGGATGTGGACTGTGGAGTGGACGATGCTCAGGCCATCATGCTGGCCTTGGGTGACCCCAGTGTAGAGATCCTGGGCATCACCTGCGTGCACGGAAACACCACAGTGGAGAACGTGTGCAAGAACGTGCTGCGGGTTCTGCAGGCCTGCAGAAAACTGGAG ATTCCAGTGTTTAAAGGTGCCGATAAGCCTATCCTTGGGACCAGCATCAGCGTGGGAAACTTCCACGGTCAGGACGGCCTAGGAGACGCCCCTGACGCCAGCGCTCCTGGTCTGGACCTGCTTCAGAGAGAGAACGCTGTGTCGGCTTTAATCAGGATCGTTGATGAGAATCCTGGAGAG GTGTCTCTGGTCGCCACGGGACCCCTCACCAACTTGGCTCTGGCTGTGAGGATGGATCCATGTCTGCCAGGAAAACTCAAAGGACTCTACATCATGGGAGGAAACACGGAGT CTCGAGGAAACACCTCTGTGTGTGCCGAGTTTaactttgctgctgatccagAGGCTGCATTCGTCGTGCTGAATGATTACCAGTGTCCCACTCACCTGTCCTGCTGGGAGTTTACCTGCTACAGTCAGCTGCCGTGG GAGTTCTGTGACGCCTGGTTGGGTCAGGACAGCGACAAGGCTCGTTTCATGACAAAGATCTTCCACCACAGCATGGAGGAGGCCAAGAAAGAAAGCTTGCAGGACCTGTGTCTGGGTTGCACGGGCTTCATATCCTGTGATTCGTACGCCATGGCGGCCGCTGTGGACGAGTCGTTCATCACAGAAACCGATCGTTATCCAGTTAGCGTTGAGCTGACGGGTACTCACACCAGAGGAATGATGATCGTGGACACTTCAGGGTTTCTGAAGAAGACACATAAAGCTTCTATTATGAAAAAGGTGGACTTGGAGAAGTTCAAGAAGATGATGATGGCAGCTTTGAAATGA